A stretch of the Oncorhynchus clarkii lewisi isolate Uvic-CL-2024 chromosome 9, UVic_Ocla_1.0, whole genome shotgun sequence genome encodes the following:
- the LOC139417633 gene encoding protein FAM98A-like, whose protein sequence is MDYDRRGGRGDRMGRYGNNSSSDHDYRDMDYRGYGSEEAELGTGYDLRAGAGRSDKADQPAGVREFTTPARFHDQRPGFRQRGGRSGKGFPSPCAPRSLVLPLPEVALPRLQREERMGEASRRDFQSFRPNSEGRGRGGGGRGGGRRGRGERGYPENNASHLGEREGDWGRMEGGARGGVTPAGQEEYSTLRGGPGEEDMFLRGGGQGKEERFLGGGGPGEEERFPRGGGPGEERFLRGGGPGKRKVG, encoded by the exons ATGGACTATGACAGAAG GGGGGGTCGGGGAGACCGCATGGGTCGCTATGGCAACAACAGCTCCTCCGACCACGACTACCGAGACATGGATTACCGGGGCTACGGATCGGAAGAGGCGGAGCTGGGGACAGGATATGACCTCAGAGCCGGTGCCGGCCGCAGCGACAAAGCCGACCAACCGGCGGGCGTCCGGGAGTTCACGACACCAGCCCGTTTCCACGACCAACGGCCAGGGTTCCGTCAGAGGGGTGGTCGGAGCGGTAAAGGGTTCCCATCGCCCTGCGCCCCTCGATCCCTGGTCTTACCCCTGCCAGAGGTAGCCCTGCCcaggctgcagagagaggagagaatgggagaggcaTCCAGGAGAGACTTTCAGAGCTTCAGGCCCAACtcagagggtagaggaagggggggaggaggtagagggggaggaagaagaggaaggggagagaggggataccCTGAGAACAATGCCTCtcacctgggggagagagagggagactgggggaggATGGAAGGAGGTGCAAGGGGAGGTGTCACCCCTGCTGGACAGGAGGAGTACAGCACCCTGAGAGGAGGACCAGGGGAGGAGGACATGTTCCTCAGGGGGGGAGGacaagggaaggaggagaggttcctcggaggaggaggaccaggggaggaggagaggttccccagaggaggaggaccaggggagGAGAGGTTCCTCAGGGGAGGAGGACCAGGGAAGAGAAAGGTGGGATGA